The Nitrospirales bacterium genome includes a window with the following:
- a CDS encoding SLC13 family permease gives MTADQIILLSLLGVIFVLLIWERWRYDVVAVGALAVGATLGVVAPRDAFQGFGHPATVTVAAVLIISRALSNTGAVDFVTNYVKLALRSPSLHIAVLSGLGAILSTVMNNVGALALLMPVAIQTSEEAKRSPAIVLMPLAFGTILGGMVTLIGTPPNIIVASYRHDIAGSAFKMFDFSPVGAVVASLGLVFVTVIGWRLIPEARRKHSAPKELFQIKDYITEVRVTKDSKAIGQSLTELEKITENTEALIVGLIRGDQSIRGAVWREGIQEGDILVIEAGPQGIKKFVETLKLELAGTQPKEEVEENGEAKSVIPKDQVLMEAVIPPNRSWLVGRMADTLQLRSRFGIMLLAVSRQGKPYRGRLKSFRFRAGDVLLLQGEKEQVVEVISSLGCLPLAERGIKIRETSQAWLSSALFVLAIVSATLGLLALPVALLLAAVLMVMMNMVPPRDIYDSVDWPVIVLIGAMIPIGNALEVSGATAIIAESLVSVTTGLPPVAILAMILVLTMTLSDIMNNAATAVVMAPLAWALAQELGVNPDPFLMAVAIGASCAFLTPIGHQNNLLVMGPGGYRFGDYWRMGLPLEILIVIVSIPTLLWAWPL, from the coding sequence ATGACCGCTGACCAGATTATCTTGCTGAGCCTGTTAGGCGTCATTTTTGTCCTTCTGATCTGGGAGCGATGGCGGTACGACGTCGTGGCTGTGGGGGCGCTCGCGGTTGGCGCCACCCTTGGCGTTGTTGCGCCGCGCGATGCGTTTCAAGGGTTCGGACATCCGGCCACGGTGACCGTCGCCGCGGTGTTAATCATCAGCCGGGCGTTGAGTAACACCGGCGCAGTCGATTTCGTCACGAATTACGTCAAACTCGCTCTGCGTTCTCCCTCGCTTCACATCGCGGTGTTGTCAGGGCTCGGCGCGATTCTTTCCACGGTTATGAACAATGTGGGGGCGCTCGCCCTTCTCATGCCCGTGGCCATTCAAACATCGGAGGAAGCGAAGCGTTCGCCGGCCATTGTGCTGATGCCCCTCGCGTTTGGCACCATTCTCGGGGGCATGGTGACCCTGATCGGGACGCCGCCAAATATTATTGTCGCGTCGTATCGTCATGACATCGCCGGGTCCGCCTTTAAGATGTTTGACTTCTCTCCGGTCGGGGCGGTCGTCGCCAGTCTTGGCCTTGTCTTTGTGACCGTGATTGGATGGCGTCTCATTCCGGAGGCCAGACGCAAACACAGCGCGCCGAAGGAGTTGTTTCAGATCAAGGATTACATCACGGAAGTTCGCGTCACCAAGGATTCCAAGGCGATCGGCCAATCACTGACAGAGCTCGAAAAAATCACCGAAAACACGGAAGCGCTGATTGTCGGGCTCATCCGTGGAGATCAGTCTATTCGAGGAGCCGTGTGGCGCGAGGGCATTCAAGAAGGCGATATTCTCGTGATCGAGGCGGGGCCGCAAGGGATTAAAAAGTTCGTCGAGACGCTCAAGCTCGAACTGGCCGGAACGCAACCGAAAGAAGAAGTCGAGGAAAACGGAGAAGCCAAATCCGTGATCCCCAAAGACCAGGTGCTCATGGAAGCCGTCATTCCGCCGAACCGTTCGTGGCTGGTAGGGAGAATGGCGGATACCCTTCAATTGCGTTCACGGTTTGGCATCATGCTGCTTGCCGTGTCCCGGCAGGGAAAACCTTATCGTGGCCGGTTGAAGTCTTTTCGATTCCGGGCCGGCGATGTGCTGCTTCTGCAAGGGGAAAAAGAGCAAGTGGTCGAAGTGATCTCCTCGCTCGGGTGCCTTCCGCTGGCTGAACGTGGGATAAAAATTCGAGAAACATCTCAGGCCTGGCTTTCATCGGCACTATTCGTGCTCGCCATTGTCAGCGCCACTCTTGGGCTGTTAGCTTTGCCGGTCGCGCTGCTGCTCGCGGCGGTGCTGATGGTGATGATGAACATGGTGCCGCCGCGGGATATCTATGATTCCGTGGACTGGCCGGTCATTGTGTTGATCGGCGCCATGATTCCCATCGGAAACGCGTTAGAAGTCAGCGGTGCGACGGCCATTATCGCAGAGTCGCTGGTCAGCGTAACCACGGGCCTTCCTCCTGTGGCGATCCTCGCCATGATCTTGGTGTTGACGATGACGTTGTCGGACATCATGAACAACGCGGCCACAGCCGTCGTGATGGCTCCGCTCGCTTGGGCGCTGGCTCAAGAACTCGGAGTGAACCCGGACCCGTTTTTGATGGCCGTGGCCATCGGAGCCTCATGTGCGTTTCTGACGCCTATCGGCCATCAGAACAATCTTCTGGTCATGGGGCCGGGAGGGTATCGATTCGGGGACTACTGGCGGATGGGCTTGCCATTGGAAATTCTTATCGTCATCGTGTCCATCCCGACTTTGCTGTGGGCGTGGCCGCTCTGA
- a CDS encoding SAM-dependent methyltransferase has translation MDLALYHPRHGFYTKGPIIGRPNGQFNTNAMYHAFAFTLYLAIQQAEDTLGEQLRIVEFGGGTGELAANILSYFPSARDYVIVETSPALRTLQRQRGLRSIEKADDLDPAPTFVLGNEVLDALPVHRVMGDGSGHLLELYVGVGGDGELIEWPDSPSTPLLAERLQGENISLGRGQVAEICLELESFLRAIAKLISKGWLVLIDYGDEAEQVYSYQRRNGTLRSFRAQRQTFDPFDYVGEQDLTADVDFTALQQAAGKVGLNCATRMRQGTWLKCLGIDRYADHVQDRRQAESEIEQLTSMARLGSSFDVHVFRTKDLPDWPSLHFV, from the coding sequence ATGGACTTGGCCCTCTATCATCCCAGGCATGGGTTCTATACAAAAGGCCCGATCATCGGTCGTCCCAATGGTCAATTTAATACCAACGCCATGTACCACGCCTTTGCGTTCACTCTCTACCTGGCTATTCAACAGGCGGAAGATACGCTGGGCGAACAGTTGCGAATCGTAGAATTCGGAGGAGGGACCGGAGAGCTTGCAGCCAATATCCTCTCCTACTTCCCATCCGCTCGAGACTACGTCATTGTGGAAACGAGCCCCGCGCTGAGAACCTTGCAGCGCCAACGGGGCCTCAGGTCTATTGAAAAGGCAGATGACCTTGATCCCGCTCCAACCTTCGTCCTCGGCAATGAAGTGTTGGATGCTTTACCAGTCCATCGGGTGATGGGTGATGGGTCTGGCCATCTGTTGGAACTCTACGTTGGGGTAGGCGGTGACGGGGAATTGATCGAATGGCCGGATTCGCCCTCAACGCCTCTGCTGGCTGAACGGCTTCAAGGTGAAAACATCAGTCTAGGTAGAGGACAAGTCGCTGAAATATGTTTGGAACTCGAGAGTTTTCTTCGTGCAATCGCCAAGCTGATTTCGAAGGGGTGGTTGGTGCTGATTGACTATGGAGATGAAGCGGAGCAGGTCTATTCCTATCAACGGCGAAATGGAACATTGCGGTCATTTCGAGCGCAAAGACAAACTTTTGACCCTTTTGACTATGTTGGCGAGCAAGATCTGACGGCTGATGTCGATTTTACGGCGCTCCAGCAGGCCGCCGGTAAGGTTGGGTTAAACTGTGCCACAAGAATGCGTCAGGGAACGTGGTTAAAATGTCTTGGAATTGATCGATACGCAGATCATGTTCAAGATCGCCGGCAGGCAGAGTCAGAAATCGAACAATTGACGAGCATGGCACGATTAGGCAGTAGCTTTGATGTTCATGTATTCAGAACAAAAGATCTACCTGATTGGCCTAGCCTACACTTTGTCTAG
- a CDS encoding ATP-binding protein, which yields MPRPEEPTLPTKQSTLQKILTSAVNELGVEAILVAIITSDGGPFLPQVSRGFTSREIRAILRTLSPQDWGKTGSKGPASDSELNKVLRLRMVTPGSKILISVPLKHGGRIYGTLILGRKESSPLSKRDKSAVERTRSFITEELMKAGLFSSSLILGRPLVAEEPLPPDGDGVHPNQPRAYSNPVIQERVTTLLSEMSETLPFERAWVTIYDPIAATLEVLGGIGNAKRDLVPGQRLLLDESASGWTVRHRKPRADHNLASTQGRFQDYKQLYKDRFSSTVVVPFFVRGRVAGTVTFASKSPSQYESNGFQIGQIEPITTKLVELFEDPSAQLAILSEQKPVDGKPVDRHRTEISEPAIRREERRVALDEVSSFLATEIREPMGFIRAQLEEITTEATLDFDSQTRVETAMRDLIRMESILHEILDFAKPLELDRRPCRVPDLLDHALSLISTDIRVNRIDVQKAYPSRLAQVRWDEAKMRHAFLSIFKNSLEAMSPGGQLRISVTSLKEPRNHIGITIENDGIPIPPEHVDKVFEPYFTTKRSGTGLGLATVKKIVEEHQGQIQITSGPEQGTTVTLQMPALRPRVPYNRARRRGARRPSTRRSN from the coding sequence CGCTTCAAAAAATACTCACGTCGGCTGTCAATGAACTCGGGGTGGAGGCCATCTTGGTGGCCATCATTACGAGTGATGGAGGGCCTTTTCTCCCACAAGTATCGCGGGGATTTACTTCTAGAGAGATTCGAGCCATCTTGAGAACGTTGTCTCCCCAAGACTGGGGGAAAACCGGATCAAAAGGACCGGCTTCGGATTCTGAGTTGAATAAGGTTCTCCGGCTTCGAATGGTGACTCCCGGGAGTAAAATCCTGATCAGTGTCCCGTTGAAACATGGCGGACGAATCTACGGGACGTTGATCCTGGGACGGAAAGAAAGCTCACCACTGTCCAAACGAGATAAATCAGCGGTTGAACGAACCAGAAGCTTCATCACGGAAGAATTGATGAAGGCGGGCCTCTTTAGTTCCTCTTTAATATTAGGCCGCCCGCTTGTGGCAGAAGAGCCTCTGCCACCGGACGGTGACGGGGTTCATCCGAACCAGCCACGAGCCTACTCCAATCCAGTCATTCAGGAACGGGTGACCACGTTGTTGAGCGAAATGAGTGAAACCCTGCCCTTTGAGCGAGCCTGGGTCACGATTTACGACCCCATCGCCGCAACGCTTGAAGTACTTGGCGGGATCGGGAACGCCAAACGCGATCTGGTCCCAGGCCAGAGACTGCTCTTGGATGAGTCGGCGTCTGGTTGGACGGTCCGGCATAGAAAGCCGCGGGCCGATCATAACCTGGCTTCGACTCAGGGCCGTTTCCAAGATTACAAGCAATTGTACAAAGACCGATTTTCCTCGACGGTCGTTGTCCCGTTCTTTGTAAGAGGTCGAGTGGCCGGTACGGTAACCTTCGCCTCAAAATCACCTTCCCAGTATGAATCAAATGGGTTCCAGATTGGACAAATTGAACCCATTACGACGAAGTTAGTGGAATTATTCGAAGACCCTTCCGCGCAACTGGCTATTCTTTCCGAACAAAAACCAGTTGACGGAAAACCTGTGGACCGTCATAGAACAGAAATTTCAGAGCCGGCTATTCGAAGGGAAGAAAGACGAGTGGCGTTGGATGAGGTGAGTTCATTTCTTGCTACGGAAATACGGGAACCTATGGGGTTCATCCGGGCTCAACTCGAAGAGATCACCACTGAAGCCACCTTGGACTTTGATTCACAGACCCGGGTGGAGACAGCCATGCGTGACTTGATTCGTATGGAATCCATACTTCACGAAATTTTGGACTTTGCGAAACCTCTTGAGCTCGATCGACGGCCATGTCGAGTGCCCGATCTTCTGGACCATGCGCTTTCTCTCATTTCTACAGATATCCGTGTGAACCGTATTGATGTTCAAAAGGCCTACCCTTCACGATTGGCGCAAGTCCGGTGGGACGAAGCGAAGATGCGTCATGCTTTTCTGAGCATTTTCAAGAATTCCTTGGAAGCGATGTCTCCCGGTGGACAGCTTCGTATCTCGGTGACCTCACTGAAAGAACCTCGAAATCATATCGGCATAACCATTGAAAATGACGGAATTCCCATCCCTCCGGAACACGTGGATAAGGTTTTCGAGCCCTATTTCACCACCAAACGGTCAGGAACGGGGCTCGGCCTGGCCACGGTGAAAAAAATCGTTGAAGAGCATCAAGGGCAAATTCAGATAACGAGCGGACCTGAGCAAGGGACGACTGTAACCTTGCAAATGCCAGCCTTACGACCTCGCGTCCCCTACAACAGGGCCAGACGACGGGGAGCCAGAAGGCCATCAACAAGACGTTCGAACTAA